The Candidatus Schekmanbacteria bacterium genomic interval ATTATGATAGATATCCAGTCGAAGCTTTCCACAACATTTTTGCTATAAGAGGGTGTCCTTTTAACTGTATTTTTTGTGGTTCTATTTATATTTGGGGCAGAAAACCAAGATATCGTTCTATAGACAATGTAATTGAAGAGATAAGAAACCTGAGCAGAATGGGGGTTAAAAGAATAAGCTTTGAAGATGATTCGTTCGGGATTAAAAAGTCTTATATCTTGGAGTTAGCTGAAAAAATTAATGTAAATTGCCCCAGTGTAAAATGGTCCTGCGAAATGCACGTAAAAACCGTTACTGAAGAGATTGTGTCTGCTATGAGCGATTCTGGTTGTTGCAAAATTACATTGGGTGTTGAATCCGGGAACAACGATATTTTAAAGAAGATACGTAAAAAAAATACAATAGAAGATTGCATCCATGCGGGCAAAATTATATCGAAGTTCAATATTGAATTAGGTGCATTCTTTATGGTTGGGTTTCCATGGGAGACAGAAGAAACCCTGAAAGATACAATTAGGGCAATGAAGAAACTTAATGCTGATTATTCAGTGTATAGTATTTTTACACCATATAAAGGGTCTGAAGCTTTCAGTATCTGCAAAGATATGGGGTTGATAAGCGATGATTATGATTTTTCCATATATAATCACCAGAGTCCATTAAACTGTTTCTGTAAAAATATTTCCAAAGAAAGATTTAGAAAAATATGTTCTAAAATGGAAAGGATAAGCGATAAAAGAGGTATCTATTATCAATTAATCAAACCGTTAACATCTTTAAAAACCATCAGAAAAATTAAAAATAAAGGGCTGAAAGGAGTCATTAAAAAAGTCAGAAACTTAGCTTTAGCATCAACTAAAAAGTAAACCCCTCTCGAAAACAAAATTGTTTTTTATCTCGTATTTTCTTCTATTTTAGAAATAAAGCCTTTTACATTCCGTTGAGCAGTTTTCTTACTTCATCTAATTCAGGAAAATTTGTTGACAGACTAAGGGCTTTTTGAAATTCAGATTTCGCCCTGCTTTTATCTCCTTCACGCATATAAGCTAAGCCCATATGATAATGAATTGTTGGGTCATCGGGAACAAGTTTTAAGGCTTCCTGGAACTTTTCTTTGGATTCTTTAATCATTCCTTTTTTAAAGTATACCCAGCCTAATGTATCAATGACCCCTCCGTTATTTGGAGCCAGTTTTACGGCTTTTTGAGCCATACTTACTGCTTCATTCATATTCTTTCCAGTTTCTGCATATACCCATGCAAGGTTATTTTGAGCAAGGGGAATATCCGGAGATATTTTTATTGCTTCGTTGTAGTTTAAAATGGACTTGTCAAAATTTTTCTGGGTTTGATAAATTGATCCAAGCTTAGTATATATATCAGCTCGTATTAATTGCAGTTCCTTATCACTGTTTTTAGGAATTAACTCTAACGCTTTATTGTAATGATTAATAGCTTCATCTCTGTTGCTGCGTTTCATAGATAGTTCTGCAAGATTGATTGCAGGGAGTGGTGATTTCGGAAATTGAGCTGAAGCTTTTTCTAGGATTCCCATGGCATTAGCATAATCCCCTTTTTCCGAGTAAATTTTGCTTTGAAGTGTATAAGGTAACAAAGAATTTATTTTAGGACCTTGAACTGCTTTTGCAATCTGAAGGGCTTCGTCGAAACGTTTGAGCGATGTCAATAATGATATTTTCTGAACTTTTATTTCTACTGAATCCGGGGATTTTGTAAGGGCTTTATCTATCTGCTCAAGCGCCTGATTAAAGTCCTTCTTAACAGCATAAAGAGAAGCCAGTCTAAGATAACCAAGGGGTTTATCTGGCTGTAAGGATATTATCTTTTGATATGTTTGTTCTGCTTCATCCATTTTTTTATTTTTTACATAGAATGATGCTAAATAGTCATAACCAGCAATAGCCTTCTCATCACTTTTTATCATTCTTTCAGCAGTTTCTTTAAGCTTATCATCCTGATTTGACTTTGCATATATACTTGCCAGATCAGCAAGCAATACATTATTGGCGGCAGTCTGCTTGATTCCGTTTTCAAGTATATCTATTGCCTGCTTGGTGTTCTCCTTCTGGAGGCTCAGTGCTGCAAGTCTCTTTATTAAACCTATATTAGCAGGTGATTTAGCAAGTGCTTTACTAAGAATGTTTTCAGCTTTTCCTATGTCCTGTTGTTTTATATAGATTGTAGACAAGTTAATGTAAGATGAAATAACATCAGGCGATTTCCCAATAGCTGTCTGATAAATATCTATTGCTTTAGCAGGCTCGTTTTTTCCAAAATAGGCAGAACCCAATAGATTCAACAAAGTAGGATTATCTTTAGAGCGTTTTAATCCTTCTTGGCACTCTGATATTGCCTTATCATACTGTTGTGATTGTAAATAATAAGCAATAATTGTAATTCTTGCATCTAGAAAATTCGGATTTACCTCAAGTGCTTTTTCAAATTCACTAATAGCATTATCATTTTTCCCGGTTGATGCATAAAACTTTCCAAGGTTCAAATAAGATGGAGCAAATTCCGGATTGATTTCTATGGCTTTAGATAATTCCTTCTCAGCTTTGTCAAATTGTTTTGTCTGGGCATATGCCTGGGCAAGAGTAGCGTAAGCCAGAGGATTATCAGGTGCAGACTGTGCTATTTTCTGGAATTCCTGGAGGGCTTCATCATTCCATCCCTGTTTCAGATAAAGCGTACCTAAATAAAGATTGGCCAAAGTAAAAGACGGTTTTATTCTCAATACTGTCTTTAATTCAGTTATTGCCTGCTGCATGTTGCCCTTTTCCGCTTGCGCCAAAGCGAAATAAAATCTTGCTTCAGCGAATCCGGGTCCTTTTTTTACAGATTGTTCTAATTCTGAAAACGCAGCATCAATTTTGCCCTGTCTAAGACGGGCAACTCCCTTAAGGTAATTTCCTCCTGCAAGCTTAAAGTCTATTTTGTTGAGGGTTTCCCCCTCCTCGATCGCTGCATCAAATTTTTTCTGGTCTAAATAAAGTGAACCTAGAAGAAAACGTGTGTCATAGTGATTAGGATTAATCTGTAAGGCCTTTTTAAAAGTTTGTTCGGCGTTTGTATAATCTTTTTTCTGAATATAGAAGTTTGCTAAGCTTAATATTCCCTCAAAGTCCTTTGGGGCTAATTCCAGAGATTTTTTGTAGAAGGCTTCTGCTTCATCAAATTTCTTTTCGCGCATATATAGATGCCCCCTGCTTATGTAAACCTTAGAAAAGGCAGGGTCCATTTGAATGACCTGCTTGAAATATGAATCTGCTTTATCGAAATCATTTTTTGCTGTCCAGGCCATTCCTATAGCATTTAAACACTGTTTGTTATTAGGATCTTTTTTTATTAAACTTTCCAGACTTTTCAGTGCATCGTCCGCTTTCCCTCTGCTCAAATTTATAAGTCCCATTTGCAACAGAAGATCATTGTTTTCAAACTTAAGTCCATTTGCTTTTTCAAACTGTTCGAGTGCTTTATCGTACTCCCGTCTCCCCATGTACGATTTTCCGAGATAATACAATGTCTCTCCAGACTGGGGGTCAATTTTTAATGCATTCTTAAGTTCAATTATGGCTCCGTTATATTCTTCTTTTTCAATTAAGCTCTTGGCTTTGATTATATGTTTTTCAATTTTTTCTTTTGGACTTTGGCAGGAAGTTAGTATAAATAGTGTTAGCAGTATATTCACAGAAAGAAATGAGAAACGGAATATGGCTGATTTTTTCATTTATTTCTCCGCAATAGGGTTAATTTAACTTAGTATTATGAAACCGAAAGTTATAGAGTTCAATTTTCTTTGTCAAGATTACTTTTTATATTTTTGTTCATATTATTTTACCACATAACTGGTTTATAATTTACTTATTAATTATGAATAATGAGTGCATTTCACTTGGTCTGCTATCGGGTTAGCGAGCGAATATAATTAAATGACAAAATCCATAGATATGAATAATCCCCCAACTTCCGCTACGAGCGTTTCAAATGGATCATCTGAAAAAAATAATCTATTTTATGAAAAAGAGTTTGTAAGAAGAATTTTCACCATTCTTTTCCTGCTCGTCGGAGTAACTACAATACATTATACTACTCCGTTAGCTTTTACACAGTATCATTATGTTTTTGCCAGAATGTACTATATCCCAATAATACTTGGCTCCTTCTGGTATGGTCTGAAAGGAGGGTTCATAGTATCATTTTGTTCGGCAGTACTTTATGGCCCTCATATTTTCTTCCAATGGCGGACAGCCGGCATGGGCACATTAAACGAATACCTTGAGATAGCGATTTATATGGCTGTAGGTATTGTTACAGGTTTTATGGCTGATCAGGAGAAAGTTCTGAGATTTAAGTATCAGAAGGCTGCTGATGACCTTGAGAAATCCTATGAAAAACTTAAGGAGCAGGCAAGACAGCTCCTTGAAAAAGAACAGCAACTTATACGAGCAGACAGACTTGCCACTATGGGGGAGCTTGCTGCAAGTTTAACCCATGAGGTTAGAAATCCTCTCGGCTCAATATTGGGGAGTGCGGAGATACTTAAGGATGACTATAAACCGGGTGACGTGAAATATGAGTTTCTTGAAATAATGATAAAAGAAGCCAACAGGTTAGACAGAGTAATTAATAACTTTTTGTCATTTGCACGGTCTAACAAACCTGATATCAAGGAATTTGATATTAATTCCTCGATCCTTGACATAAAGGAACTTGTGGAAATTGGAGCTGCTAAAAAAGGTATAACCATCAACACAAACCTTGATGGCAAAATAGGGAAAATCAATGCCGACGAAGAGCAGATAAAACAAGCTATTTTAAATGTTCTTTTAAACTCCATCCAGGCCATGGATAAAAATGGGAGAATCACTATTTCCACGTTCCAAGAAAGCAGCGGGACCTCTGCAAGAGATTTATCTGAACAGGAAATTACAGTCGGGAAAATGCCTGCTGTGCAATGTGTCAATATATCGTTTACCGATAATGGCTCAGGTATAATTCCGGAAAACATGGAAAAAATCTTCAATCCTTTTTTTACTACAAGAGAGAACGGCACTGGATTGGGACTTTCCATAACACGAAGAATAATAGAAAATCATAGAGGTTCTATTCATGTGCAGTCAAGAGTGAATGAGGGTACTACTTTTGTTATTAAACTTCCTCTCAGGGAATTTTGAAAATGGATAATTCTGACATAAAGATATTGTTGATTGATGATGACGACAGTCTGAGGAGGGTTATAGAACATAATCTTTGCGAAGAAGGATATAAAGTTATTTCAGCTTCCGGAGGCAGTGCCGGAATAAAAATCCTGATGGAGAGCGAGTTTGACATAGTAATTACTGATTTGAAGATGCCTGACATTGACGGCATGGAAGTTCTCGGGACTGTTAAATCCCATAATAAGGATATACCGGTTATTATGATAACTGCATTTGGCACCATAGAACAGGCAGTCGCTGCATTAAAATCCGGAGCTTTCGATTATCTTACTAAACCTTTTAACCGCGACGAACTTAAAATAACTGTAAAAAAGGCACTTGAACTTAGAAGCCTGCGCGGTGAGAATTTAAGGCTGAAGGCTGAGCTTTCAGGAAAATTCAGTTTTGATTCGCTTATCTATGGAAGCCCTGTTATGAACGATATAGTTGAACTGCTCCGTAAGGTGTCTTATTCAGATTCAACTGTAATGCTTCTCGGGGAGAGTGGGACAGGAAAAGAACTTATAGCAAAAGCCATTCACTACAACAGCCCGAGAAACAAGGGGCCATTTGTGATAGTAAACTGCGCTGCTATACCTGATGAACTTTTGGAAAGCGAGCTTTTCGGACATTCTAAAGGTGCCTTTACCGGAGCTTACAGCGAAAAAAAAGGAAAGTTTGAATATGCAGATTCAGGGACAATTTTTCTCGATGAAATTGGGGATCTGAAACCTTCCCTGCAGGCAAAGCTGCTTCGTGTATTGCAGGAAAAAAAAATAGACAAGGTCGGCAGCTCCGTACAGGTTGATGTTGATGTGAGGATAATTTCTGCGACTAACAGGGATTTAAAAAAAATGATTTCAGATAGTTTGTTCCGGGAGGATCTGTTCTACCGTCTCAGCGTAATTCCGGTAAGGATTCCGCCTTTGCGTGAAAGAAGGGACGATATCCCTCTCTTGCTGGACTATTTTATTAAGAAAAACAGCAAACAAAGAAAGCTTGTGGTAACTTCGGAAGCCCTTGCAATACTAACTAATTACAGCTGGAGAGGGAATGTAAGAGAGTTAGAAAATCTCATTGAAAGGCTTACTGTCATTAAAAGTGATTCCACTATAATACCAGCGGATCTGCCCGAAGAAATGACTTCATGTTCATCTGTTGCAGGAGGTGTTATTTGTGCTTTACCTGAAGAAGGACTTTCTCTCGATGAACTGGAGCGGGATATTATTTTAAAAGCCCTTGAAAAAAATGAATGGAATCAGTCAAAGGCAGCGAAATATTTGGATATGACCAGGCCTACGCTTATATACCGTATGGAAAAATATAATATTAAAAAACCTTAAAGTTTTTTACCTGTTTGAAAGTTTTTCTATGGATTTCGCAGGGACCAATCTCCATTATTTTCATGATATGTTCTTTTGTAGGATAGCCTTTATGCCTGTCAAAGCCATACTGCGGGTATAAGGTATGCATCTCCATCATGAACTTGTCCCTTGTCACTTTTGCAAGGATAGAAGCAGCCGCTATAGAATAGCTCTGTGCATCTCCCTTTATTATAGTTTTCTGAGGTATTGAAGAATCTATTGCAACTATACCGTCTATTAAAAGGTAATCAGGTATCTGGTTTAAACCTTTAACCGCTTTTTCCATGGCAAGCTTTGAAGCCTGCAAAATATTTATTTCATCTATTATTTTTTCATCAACTTCTGAAATAGAATAGGAAAGAGCTGTTCCAATGATCTTGTTAAAAAGATAATCTCTTTTTGAAGAAGAAAGTTTTTTTGAATCGTTAAGACCTTCTATGCGATGATCCGCAGGAAGTATAACGGCTGCTGCATGCACCGGACCGGCAAGCGGACCTCTACCGGCTTCATCTATTCCGGCAATAAATCTAAAGCCCTTGCAGAACCCTTCTTTTTCGAACAGGTCCATTAAGGTATCAGGTTATATTATTTCTGCTCTTGAACCTTGGCTGCTTTGCCAAATTTACTGCGAAGATAATAGAGTTTTGCCCGCTTTACGACACCTTTTTTGGAGATCGTGATTTTTTGCAGAAGCGGTGAAAAAACCGGGAATATTCTTTCTACACCGATACCGTTTGATATCTTTCTGACGGTAATAGTTGACCTGGGACCCTTGTTCTTTATGGCAATTATAGTTCCTTCGAATACCTGTATCCTCTCCTTGTCACCTTCAAGGATTTTAAAGTGGACCTTTACTGTATCGCCAGGTGTATACTGCGGATAATCTTTAGAATATTTTTCACCTGTAAACTGATCAATCGTTTCAAACATGATTTAAGTCTCCTGAAAAACTGAAAAACATATGTAATCTAACGCCAGATGTTTGTCAAATAAATTATTATTACTTTTTCAGTATTATTTAAAAAGTGACAACAAAAAAAAATTAATGTATTTTCTTACTTTATTCAATAAATTGTAGATGAATAGCAAAGCGAGGTACTCATGAAATACAAAAAAATATTCTATATGTTTATTTTGATGCTGATTGCTATCAGTGCATGGACGTTCGAAGCCGGAGCAGAAATATTCTATGTTTCCAAGACAGGAGATAACAGCAATGATGGGTCTGCCATTGCTCCTTTTCTTACAGTACAGAAAGCTATTGATTCGCTGACTGCGGATGGTGATGAGGTATGGATATCGCCTGGTGACTATAATGAAGCAGTTATATCGGGTAATACTTCAACTGATAGATTACGGAATATTAAGGTAAAAGGAACTGCTGATGGAGTAATTATAACTGCACCGGCGACTAAATCTGCATTCAAATTAAATTATGCTGATAACTGGGTTTTACAAAATATTAAGTTAGTTGGTAATGGGGAAACCAGTAATGTAATAGTGGATGTGATGCAATCTCCAGGTGCACGCATTGAAAATTGTACGGTAAGCGGTGGAAGCACCAGCAATATTTGTTATAGGGCTGTTTATATTCTCAGTTCGCCAAACTTCATAGTTAAAAACTGCACGATTGATGCATACTGCGAAAATAGTATTTTCAGTTCGGAATCCAATAATTTACTGATTAAAGGGAATGATGTTAGTAATGCAGACTCTATTACAATAGGTTTTGATAAAGGATGCGATTATACGACGTGTGAAGAGAATTATATTCATGACCGGATTACACCGGGGCAGAATGAGAAAGTTATCATTCAGTGCAGAGATAATGTCGGTTCAATACTAAGGAGGAATTTGATTGTAGAATTTAGCACTTCTTTCCTTAATGCAATACTGGTAAGAGGACCTTCAATCCCGGCAGAGGATATCACAGTTGAAAATAATACATTGATAGGTCCAGGAGCACAGACAGGTATAGCATTTGCTGCTAACTCTTTATCATCAATCTGCAGGAATAATATTGTCTCCGGTTTTTATTATGCGGTAAGGACTCTTTATCCGTCATCTGAATTACCTAGCCCGGAGGTTGAGCTCAATTTTAATGATTTTTATGACTGCACGACCTCTGTTAGCAATACCGTTAATTTATTTAATATAGGAAGTTCAAATATATCGAGTGATCCCTTATTTGCCGACACAGCGGAATACCGGCTAAGTGAAGGAAGTCCCTGTATTGATACTGGAGATCCGGCTTCATTGGTACCGACTGGTGGAGGGACAACTGTTGATATGGGCCGATGGGAATACAGGGATTCTATTTATGAGAATAATCAATCCAGCATTTATCTTTCATCAATCTTGATTGATTTTGGAACAGTTGAAGATGGACAGACTAAATCCATTGATTTGACATTAAGCAATGAGGGGAATGCTGATCTCTCTGTATCATCAATTGGTATAAGCGGAAGTTCAGCCTTTACTTTGAATTCTTCACCTGCGGTGCCTTTTACCATTACTGCTGAAGCCTCAATTACTCTGCAGGTTGATTATAAGCCGATAGAAGCCCTATCTGATACAGCAACGATAATTATTACCAGCAACGATCCTGATCAGGGGACAGCATCTGTTTTACTCACCGGAACCGGCACTCCAAGCGTTGTACCTCATATAAGTGCAGATAAAGAATCTTTAGACTTTAAAACAGTAATTGTAGGTTCATCAAGAACTTTATCCGTTACTATAAGTAATACGGGAATTGATGATCTCGTAGTCTCAAATTTACTGATTTCAGGAAGTTCTCTATTTGACCTTAACGAACTTGTCCCGGAAACACCATTTACGGTTTCAATCGGTTCATCGGTGATAATACCGGTTGATTTTGTCCCTTATAGTGCTGAACCAAGTGCAGGAACTCTCACTATTGAGAGTGATGACCCCGACCAGCCTGAGCTTGATGTATCGCTTAGCGCTGAGGGTTATGATTTAACAGTAAAGCCCAAGATCAATGTCAGCACTGAATCTTTGGACTTCGATAAAGTAGTTTATGGTTTGACAAGTACATTGACAGTAATTGCAAGCAACACCGGAAATACCGCATTGTCCATATCAAATATTTCGATTACAGGGAGTTCAGACTTTTCTTTGGCTGAACTAGATATGACATTTCCCTATTCAGTGCCTTTTGGTTCATCCCTTAACATACCGGTAATTTATAATCCTTCAGGTATTACTCCAACCAGTGCTACCATTACTATTAACAGCGATGATGAAGACGAACCGCAGGTTTCTGTACTGCTGAATGGAGGAGGATATGATGAAGAGAATTCTCCGATAGATCTTGGTATAGAATCGTTTACAGTAGACAAACGAATAGGTTTAACAAGCACAAAACCAATAGAAATTGGAATAACAGTCAAAAATAATGGAGTTATAAAACGAGGAAGCAGTGCTAATGTTGTCGGATTCCAGAATGATTTACAAGTTTATGACGAGACTATAGATATTTCAGGTGATAACAGTGCTTCTTATTGGTTTCCATCTTATACCCCCGAGCTTAAAGGTCAAATTCTCTGGCTTGCCAGCATAAAAGACAGCAGCGATGAATTTAAACAGGAAACAGCGATGACTTATGTTTTTTCCGGAGATGTGTCTCCGGTATGGGTGACCCCAAACAAGACAAGCATTGCAGCAGATGAAAAAATGACATTTAAAGCATTTATAACAGGAAAGAAGATAAAGAAAAAAAATCTTGCATGGTATGTGAATAATATTCCCGGTGGAAACAGCACTGTGGGAACGATAAAGCCTTCAAAGAACAGAAAGAGCGGTGTTTATACAGCACCTTCTGTACTGCCGTATCCA includes:
- a CDS encoding B12-binding domain-containing radical SAM protein, with the protein product MGKNNKKILLITPPYYRLYNSRYSLNRYPLSLGYLSGAILDNTSWEVMTYNADFCQDNEQLQVSYLAGEGFNNYLKNINDLTSSIWDEVKETIRDFNPSVIGLSCMTQNFKGAYNIAKIAKELNEDILVIVGGPHANMFLSEVLDYPYIDICAVGEGEETIVELLNTIDGNNDFNTVTGIIYRIDGKVVVNQPRELLKDLDSLSFPHKYAHKVLKNYDRYPVEAFHNIFAIRGCPFNCIFCGSIYIWGRKPRYRSIDNVIEEIRNLSRMGVKRISFEDDSFGIKKSYILELAEKINVNCPSVKWSCEMHVKTVTEEIVSAMSDSGCCKITLGVESGNNDILKKIRKKNTIEDCIHAGKIISKFNIELGAFFMVGFPWETEETLKDTIRAMKKLNADYSVYSIFTPYKGSEAFSICKDMGLISDDYDFSIYNHQSPLNCFCKNISKERFRKICSKMERISDKRGIYYQLIKPLTSLKTIRKIKNKGLKGVIKKVRNLALASTKK
- the prsT gene encoding PEP-CTERM system TPR-repeat protein PrsT — encoded protein: MKKSAIFRFSFLSVNILLTLFILTSCQSPKEKIEKHIIKAKSLIEKEEYNGAIIELKNALKIDPQSGETLYYLGKSYMGRREYDKALEQFEKANGLKFENNDLLLQMGLINLSRGKADDALKSLESLIKKDPNNKQCLNAIGMAWTAKNDFDKADSYFKQVIQMDPAFSKVYISRGHLYMREKKFDEAEAFYKKSLELAPKDFEGILSLANFYIQKKDYTNAEQTFKKALQINPNHYDTRFLLGSLYLDQKKFDAAIEEGETLNKIDFKLAGGNYLKGVARLRQGKIDAAFSELEQSVKKGPGFAEARFYFALAQAEKGNMQQAITELKTVLRIKPSFTLANLYLGTLYLKQGWNDEALQEFQKIAQSAPDNPLAYATLAQAYAQTKQFDKAEKELSKAIEINPEFAPSYLNLGKFYASTGKNDNAISEFEKALEVNPNFLDARITIIAYYLQSQQYDKAISECQEGLKRSKDNPTLLNLLGSAYFGKNEPAKAIDIYQTAIGKSPDVISSYINLSTIYIKQQDIGKAENILSKALAKSPANIGLIKRLAALSLQKENTKQAIDILENGIKQTAANNVLLADLASIYAKSNQDDKLKETAERMIKSDEKAIAGYDYLASFYVKNKKMDEAEQTYQKIISLQPDKPLGYLRLASLYAVKKDFNQALEQIDKALTKSPDSVEIKVQKISLLTSLKRFDEALQIAKAVQGPKINSLLPYTLQSKIYSEKGDYANAMGILEKASAQFPKSPLPAINLAELSMKRSNRDEAINHYNKALELIPKNSDKELQLIRADIYTKLGSIYQTQKNFDKSILNYNEAIKISPDIPLAQNNLAWVYAETGKNMNEAVSMAQKAVKLAPNNGGVIDTLGWVYFKKGMIKESKEKFQEALKLVPDDPTIHYHMGLAYMREGDKSRAKSEFQKALSLSTNFPELDEVRKLLNGM
- a CDS encoding sensor histidine kinase, whose protein sequence is MTKSIDMNNPPTSATSVSNGSSEKNNLFYEKEFVRRIFTILFLLVGVTTIHYTTPLAFTQYHYVFARMYYIPIILGSFWYGLKGGFIVSFCSAVLYGPHIFFQWRTAGMGTLNEYLEIAIYMAVGIVTGFMADQEKVLRFKYQKAADDLEKSYEKLKEQARQLLEKEQQLIRADRLATMGELAASLTHEVRNPLGSILGSAEILKDDYKPGDVKYEFLEIMIKEANRLDRVINNFLSFARSNKPDIKEFDINSSILDIKELVEIGAAKKGITINTNLDGKIGKINADEEQIKQAILNVLLNSIQAMDKNGRITISTFQESSGTSARDLSEQEITVGKMPAVQCVNISFTDNGSGIIPENMEKIFNPFFTTRENGTGLGLSITRRIIENHRGSIHVQSRVNEGTTFVIKLPLREF
- a CDS encoding sigma-54-dependent Fis family transcriptional regulator codes for the protein MDNSDIKILLIDDDDSLRRVIEHNLCEEGYKVISASGGSAGIKILMESEFDIVITDLKMPDIDGMEVLGTVKSHNKDIPVIMITAFGTIEQAVAALKSGAFDYLTKPFNRDELKITVKKALELRSLRGENLRLKAELSGKFSFDSLIYGSPVMNDIVELLRKVSYSDSTVMLLGESGTGKELIAKAIHYNSPRNKGPFVIVNCAAIPDELLESELFGHSKGAFTGAYSEKKGKFEYADSGTIFLDEIGDLKPSLQAKLLRVLQEKKIDKVGSSVQVDVDVRIISATNRDLKKMISDSLFREDLFYRLSVIPVRIPPLRERRDDIPLLLDYFIKKNSKQRKLVVTSEALAILTNYSWRGNVRELENLIERLTVIKSDSTIIPADLPEEMTSCSSVAGGVICALPEEGLSLDELERDIILKALEKNEWNQSKAAKYLDMTRPTLIYRMEKYNIKKP
- a CDS encoding ribonuclease HII, which produces MDLFEKEGFCKGFRFIAGIDEAGRGPLAGPVHAAAVILPADHRIEGLNDSKKLSSSKRDYLFNKIIGTALSYSISEVDEKIIDEINILQASKLAMEKAVKGLNQIPDYLLIDGIVAIDSSIPQKTIIKGDAQSYSIAAASILAKVTRDKFMMEMHTLYPQYGFDRHKGYPTKEHIMKIMEIGPCEIHRKTFKQVKNFKVF
- the rplS gene encoding 50S ribosomal protein L19 gives rise to the protein MFETIDQFTGEKYSKDYPQYTPGDTVKVHFKILEGDKERIQVFEGTIIAIKNKGPRSTITVRKISNGIGVERIFPVFSPLLQKITISKKGVVKRAKLYYLRSKFGKAAKVQEQK
- a CDS encoding choice-of-anchor D domain-containing protein, which gives rise to MKYKKIFYMFILMLIAISAWTFEAGAEIFYVSKTGDNSNDGSAIAPFLTVQKAIDSLTADGDEVWISPGDYNEAVISGNTSTDRLRNIKVKGTADGVIITAPATKSAFKLNYADNWVLQNIKLVGNGETSNVIVDVMQSPGARIENCTVSGGSTSNICYRAVYILSSPNFIVKNCTIDAYCENSIFSSESNNLLIKGNDVSNADSITIGFDKGCDYTTCEENYIHDRITPGQNEKVIIQCRDNVGSILRRNLIVEFSTSFLNAILVRGPSIPAEDITVENNTLIGPGAQTGIAFAANSLSSICRNNIVSGFYYAVRTLYPSSELPSPEVELNFNDFYDCTTSVSNTVNLFNIGSSNISSDPLFADTAEYRLSEGSPCIDTGDPASLVPTGGGTTVDMGRWEYRDSIYENNQSSIYLSSILIDFGTVEDGQTKSIDLTLSNEGNADLSVSSIGISGSSAFTLNSSPAVPFTITAEASITLQVDYKPIEALSDTATIIITSNDPDQGTASVLLTGTGTPSVVPHISADKESLDFKTVIVGSSRTLSVTISNTGIDDLVVSNLLISGSSLFDLNELVPETPFTVSIGSSVIIPVDFVPYSAEPSAGTLTIESDDPDQPELDVSLSAEGYDLTVKPKINVSTESLDFDKVVYGLTSTLTVIASNTGNTALSISNISITGSSDFSLAELDMTFPYSVPFGSSLNIPVIYNPSGITPTSATITINSDDEDEPQVSVLLNGGGYDEENSPIDLGIESFTVDKRIGLTSTKPIEIGITVKNNGVIKRGSSANVVGFQNDLQVYDETIDISGDNSASYWFPSYTPELKGQILWLASIKDSSDEFKQETAMTYVFSGDVSPVWVTPNKTSIAADEKMTFKAFITGKKIKKKNLAWYVNNIPGGNSTVGTIKPSKNRKSGVYTAPSVLPYPSTVVITFVNKKKTSQYGSAEVTIEE